The window CCAACCTGACGCTCGTCGCCTTCTCGCGCATGCACGGGAATCTCGACGGCCAGGTCATCGCCTTCTTCACGATGGTCGTCGCCGCGGCCGAGGCGGTGGTCGGACTCGCGATCATCGTGACGATCTTCCGCACCCGCCACTCGGTCTCGGTCGACGACGCCGGCCTGATGAAGCTGTAAGGGGTCGCTGAACCGTGAACGCTGAGAACCTGATTGCGCTGCTGATCGCGGCGCCCCTGCTCGGAGCCGCCGTCCTGCTGTGCGGCGGCCGGCGGCTGGACGCCGTCGGCCACTGGATCGGCACGGCCCTGGCCGCCGCCTCCTTCGTCATCGGTGTCGTCCTGTTCGCCGACATGCTCGGCAAGGAGGCCGAACACCGGGAGATGGGCCAGTACCTGTTCAGCTGGATCCCCGTCGAGGGCTTCCAGGCGGACGTCGCCTTCCAGCTGGACCAGCTGTCGATGACGTTCGTCCTGGTGATCACCGGGGTCGGCTCGCTCATCCACGTGTACTCCATCGGGTACATGGAGCACGACGAGCGCCGCCGCCGTTTCTTCGGCTATCTGAACCTGTTCCTCGCGGCGATGCTGCTGCTGGTCCTCGCCGACAACTACCTGCTGCTGTACGTCGGCTGGGAGGGCGTCGGCCTCGCCTCGTACCTGCTGATCGGCTTCTGGCAGCACAAGCCCAGCGCCGCCACCGCGGCGAAGAAGGCGTTCCTGGTCAACCGCGTCGGCGACGTGGGTCTGTCCATCGCCATCATGCTGATGTTCACCACCTTCGGGACCTTCGCCTTCGGGCCGGTCCTGGCGGCCACCGGTGAGACGAGCGAGGGCAGGCTCACCGCCATCGCCCTGATGCTGCTGCTCGCCG is drawn from Streptomyces bottropensis ATCC 25435 and contains these coding sequences:
- the nuoK gene encoding NADH-quinone oxidoreductase subunit NuoK, whose translation is MNPVNYVYLAALLFSIGATGVLVRRNAIVVFMCVELMLNASNLTLVAFSRMHGNLDGQVIAFFTMVVAAAEAVVGLAIIVTIFRTRHSVSVDDAGLMKL